A stretch of DNA from Actinomycetes bacterium:
ATGAGGTCTTGCTGGCGATGCGCAAGCTCGGCTACATCACACCCACCGAGTACCAAGAAGCTGTAGACACGAAGATGAAGTCGTACCTCGACCACAAGGTCTTCATTAACGGCTGCCCCACTTCTGACTCCCCCTACTTCTGCGACTATTCGCTGAACTACATTCGCAACGAGCCCGCCTTCGGGGCGACTCGCCGCGAACGGATCAACCTACTCCGCACTGGCGGATTGGTTATTAAGACCACCCTCACACCGCAAGCGCAACGCTCCGCAGACTCGGCTGTGAAGAACCGGATTCCAGTCGGTGATCCCAGCAACAAGGCTGCCGCCATCAGCATGGTCCAGCCTGGCACTGGCAAGGTCCTGGCGATGACGCAGAACACCGAGTGGGGCCGCAAGGGTCAAGGAAAGACCGCCTACAACTACAACGTCCGTAAGTCTGAGGGCGGCACCATCGGGATGCAGTCCGGGTCAACCTTCAAGCCGTTCACGTTGGCCGCGGCCTTAGAGAAAGGCATCTCCCCTTCGGTTGCGATCACCTCCCCGTCTCAGAAGACTTTCTATGGCTTCCGTGACTGTGACGGCTACAACTTCCCGCCGTACACCGTCAAAGGTGGCGGTGGCGTCGAGACGATGTATTCCGGGACCAAAGGTTCGATTAACACCTTCTTCGTCGGCCTGGAACAGATGGTGAGTCTCTGTCGGCAGGCCGAGATCGCCGAGGCCATGGGTATCCGTAAGGGCAACGGCAAGAAACTCAACCGGGTACCCTCCTTCGTCCTAGGGGCCAACGAAGTAGTTCCACTGGACATGGCGGGTGCTTACGCCGCCTTCGCTAACGACGGGGTGTGGTGCAAGCCCAACCCCATCGACTCCATTAAGCGTACCCAGGGCAAGAAGGTCTACAAGTTCCAATCGCAGTGCCGTCGAGTCTTGAGCAGCTACGTCGCCGATACCATCACAACCCTGCTGCGAGGGCCGGTGAGCGGTGGCGGCACTTATCCCGGCGCCTCCTTCGGTCGCCCCATCGCGGGTAAGACGGGTACGACAGACACCTCATCGGCGGTCTGGTTCGTGGGTTACACCCCACAGATCGCCGCGGCGGTTTGGGTTGGCGACCCACGCGGTGGCTACCGCTATCCACTCAACTACGTGGTCATCAACGGTAGTTACTACTCCACGGTCTACGGCGCTACGATTCCTGGTCCCATTTGGCGCTCCGCAATGAGTGGAGCACACTCAGGCCTGCCCTACCGCGGGTTCGGTGGCGATCCCCGAGACTACGACATCCGACTCGATGCGACCGACGACAAGAAGAAAAAGAAAGACAAGGACAAGCAGCCAGCAGGCGATGACCAGAACACGCTCACCCTGGATGAACTAGAGGAGCTTCAAAATCTGCCTGAGTTCACTTTCGAGTAACTCGGGATTCGAACCGCGATTGCGGTTCGCCTGGACCCCTACTGGCCGATCCCCAATTCCCGTTTAACTGTCGCAGCAAGTTCGGCGCCATCCACTCGACCGAGAGTCTTGTCCTTCAGGTCCTTCATCACTGAACCCATCGCACGGCCACCTGCCAGTCCTTGCTCCTGAGCAGCTGCGACCGCCAGTTGAACTAGTTGCTGCAACTCCTCGGTGGACAGCGGCTGCGGAAGGTAGCGAGCGAGGATATCTGCCTCCGACTTTTCCTTGTCCGCAAGATCGTCCCGTCCTGCTTTTTCGAATTCACCGGCTGCTTCGCGTCGCCGCTTGGTCTCAGAGGCCAGCACCGAGACGGTCTCATCATTGCTGAGTTCTCTGGCGGCATCGCCAGACACCTCCGCCTTGCTGATCGACGTCAAGGCCATCCGGATAGTGGCCACAACTTCCGTTTGACCGGACTTCATAGCGGAGGTGAGATCTTGGCGCAGTTGTTCCTTGATGGTGGACATAGCGCCCATTGTGGCGTGTTTGCGCCCAGTCGGGTACTCAACCCGCCATCCGGTCAACGCACTAGCTGAGAATGGTGGCACGATAGAACGCATGTCCCGATCCATCGCCAAAATCGCGGCACTCGGAAGTGTTGCGGCAGTAGCGGGACTGGCTTGGTCGGTAGCGGAAACTAAGCGCTACCGCATGCGCATGGAATCCCTTCCGATCCTTCCTGCCGGTGCTCAGTCACTACGAGTTCTGCATCTATCGGATCTTCACATCACCCCCTCGCAGGGCGATAAGACTCAGTGGCTCGCTGCCCTGGCTGATTGGGATCCGCACCTCACCGTCGTGACCGGAGATTTCCTCGCCCATCACGCGGCTGTGCCAGTGGCTTTGGCGGCACTACGACCACTGCTGGCGGCACCGGGGGTCTTTGTATTGGGCAGCAACGACTACTACGCGCCGAGACCATTCAATCCGGCCCGCTATTTGCGCGGCCCGTCGGAGTTAGAGACCAGTCGAGAACCCCTACCGTGGCCAGATCTGGTTAATGGCCTGACTCGGGCTGGCTGGTTGGATCTCGACAACCGTCGCGCCCACCTCAGCCTTGCCGGCCTAGCAGTGGATGCTCGGGGTGTTGATGACCCACACATTGGCCTCGATGATTACAACCGGGTCGCAGGTCCGTTCGAACGTTCCGCAGACCTTCGACTGGGTGTCGCGCATGCCCCCTACTTGCGGGTGCTAGATGCGATGAGCGCCGACGGAGCCGATCTGATGCTGGCGGGCCACACCCACGGTGGCCAGTTGCGGGTACCGGGCTATGGGGCGTTGGTCACCAACTGCGATCTCCCTCGAAAGTTGGCTCGCGGCCTTCACCGTTACCCGACAGATTCATCGACGTGGCTGCAAGTCTCTGCAGGCATGGGGCAGTCTCCTTACGCACCAGTGCGGTTCGCCTGCCCACCAGAGGCGGTCCTGCTTACCTTGACCGGTAGCGACGTCAGCAGCGGCTGACCACTGGGCTAAACTTGGGGCTTCAGCGGGGTGTGGCGCAGCTTGGTAGCGCGCTTCGTTCGGGACGAAGAGGTCGCAGGTTCAAATCCTGTCACCCCGACGCGAGCAAAGGCCTGGGGTGTGCCCCCGGGCCTTTGGTCATATTTCGGCATGTCGCAGCAGGCGCCGCAAGTCGCCACAGGCATTATGCAGCGGCTCGGTGGCAGACGAATTTTGGTCGAACGATATCGATTGTGTTCACTACCTTCCGGTGCCTGCGTAGACAACCGCCTCGCCGTCGG
This window harbors:
- a CDS encoding transglycosylase domain-containing protein — translated: MSTASSRDQSNGRFTLRSGDRSANRAGAEDGRLVLVVAFLVTSLIAGVFAAAIAMPTLGAASILAKTAIDAFESYPKELSDPVLSQRSEIVDANGKRIAYLYDQNREVVPLKKIAPVMQEAMIAIEDARFYEHNGVDVRGTIRALATNQSSGEIRQGGSTITQQYVKQILLNSASNEEEQAAATEQRVERKLREARYAIAMEKTKTKDEILEGYLNIAYYGSGAHGIEVAAQTYFNKPARKLKLVEAATIAGTVQQPGAFDPVRNPKDSTERRNEVLLAMRKLGYITPTEYQEAVDTKMKSYLDHKVFINGCPTSDSPYFCDYSLNYIRNEPAFGATRRERINLLRTGGLVIKTTLTPQAQRSADSAVKNRIPVGDPSNKAAAISMVQPGTGKVLAMTQNTEWGRKGQGKTAYNYNVRKSEGGTIGMQSGSTFKPFTLAAALEKGISPSVAITSPSQKTFYGFRDCDGYNFPPYTVKGGGGVETMYSGTKGSINTFFVGLEQMVSLCRQAEIAEAMGIRKGNGKKLNRVPSFVLGANEVVPLDMAGAYAAFANDGVWCKPNPIDSIKRTQGKKVYKFQSQCRRVLSSYVADTITTLLRGPVSGGGTYPGASFGRPIAGKTGTTDTSSAVWFVGYTPQIAAAVWVGDPRGGYRYPLNYVVINGSYYSTVYGATIPGPIWRSAMSGAHSGLPYRGFGGDPRDYDIRLDATDDKKKKKDKDKQPAGDDQNTLTLDELEELQNLPEFTFE
- a CDS encoding GatB/YqeY domain-containing protein, with protein sequence MSTIKEQLRQDLTSAMKSGQTEVVATIRMALTSISKAEVSGDAARELSNDETVSVLASETKRRREAAGEFEKAGRDDLADKEKSEADILARYLPQPLSTEELQQLVQLAVAAAQEQGLAGGRAMGSVMKDLKDKTLGRVDGAELAATVKRELGIGQ
- a CDS encoding metallophosphoesterase, with protein sequence MSRSIAKIAALGSVAAVAGLAWSVAETKRYRMRMESLPILPAGAQSLRVLHLSDLHITPSQGDKTQWLAALADWDPHLTVVTGDFLAHHAAVPVALAALRPLLAAPGVFVLGSNDYYAPRPFNPARYLRGPSELETSREPLPWPDLVNGLTRAGWLDLDNRRAHLSLAGLAVDARGVDDPHIGLDDYNRVAGPFERSADLRLGVAHAPYLRVLDAMSADGADLMLAGHTHGGQLRVPGYGALVTNCDLPRKLARGLHRYPTDSSTWLQVSAGMGQSPYAPVRFACPPEAVLLTLTGSDVSSG